Within the Streptosporangiales bacterium genome, the region CGTCCGCCAGCGCCTGCGCCTGCTCCACCGAGACCGGGCGCAGCGTGATCTTGTCGGCGCCGGGGCGCATCTGGCCGAGCTTCCACATGCTGGCGTGCGCGACGACCGCGACGACGACGAACCCCCCGGACGTCGGACCGTCGGGACCGAGAATGACGGGGGTGTCGCCGTTCAGGTTGATGCCACCGACCGGGTATCCGTTGTCGAGGATGTTGGACGGGTGGCCGCCGGCGATCCCGCCGTTCGAGCGCGCCCAGGTCAGCCGCTGTGCGTCGAGCCTGATGCCGGTGCGGTTGGAGTTGCGGTCGACGGTCCACTGCCTGGTGAACAGCAGCGCTACGTCCTCCTCGGCGAGGAACTCCTCCGACGCGTGCGGTCCCGGCACGACCTCGAGGTCCCACTCGTTCACGTACGCGGGCAGCCGACTCTGGTCGAGACTGCCACGGCTCGCCCGGCGTGGCTCGCCGACGGGCAGCACGTCGCCCTTGCGCAGGGCACGTCCTTCGACACCGCCGAGCGCGCCCATCGTGTACGTGGCGCGCGCACCGAAGACCTCAGGTACGTCGATGCCGCCCGCGACCGCGATGTACACCCGGAAGCCTGGCCCCTTCGCGATGCCGAGCCGCAGCTCACCGCCGGCGGGCACCTCGACCGCCTGCCAGGAAGGCACCGGCTCGCCGTCCACGGTGGCCTCGACGGTGGCGCCCGTCAGTGCGACGACCGCGGCCCGGTCGAACCTGAGCTTCGCCTTGCCGAGCGCCACCTCCAGTGCCGCGTCGCCCGGCTCGTTGCCCACGAGCGCGTTGCCCAGCCGGAGCGCGAGGTGGTCCATGGCACCCGCGGGGAAGAAGCCGCGAGACATCAGGCCGACGCGACCTGGGTAGTCCTGGACGGTGGTCTGGATTCCTGGCTGCAGTACCTCGATCGTCATGGTGCCTCCCTCACGGAACCTCGGTGACGGCGGCCGCGGAATCCCTGATACGGGCCCAT harbors:
- a CDS encoding 5-oxoprolinase/urea amidolyase family protein; amino-acid sequence: MTIEVLQPGIQTTVQDYPGRVGLMSRGFFPAGAMDHLALRLGNALVGNEPGDAALEVALGKAKLRFDRAAVVALTGATVEATVDGEPVPSWQAVEVPAGGELRLGIAKGPGFRVYIAVAGGIDVPEVFGARATYTMGALGGVEGRALRKGDVLPVGEPRRASRGSLDQSRLPAYVNEWDLEVVPGPHASEEFLAEEDVALLFTRQWTVDRNSNRTGIRLDAQRLTWARSNGGIAGGHPSNILDNGYPVGGINLNGDTPVILGPDGPTSGGFVVVAVVAHASMWKLGQMRPGADKITLRPVSVEQAQALADEQNALVEEVRAA